One genomic segment of Hordeum vulgare subsp. vulgare chromosome 2H, MorexV3_pseudomolecules_assembly, whole genome shotgun sequence includes these proteins:
- the LOC123427396 gene encoding nucleolin: MPPKSVKRGGAAAARKGSATKARAAKPQPHAEEAPVEVVKAAEEAPKVEEQKPQPSPPPQQPAAEEKAKAVAVENGASHAQDDGTAKETYEEEDKGERLEFEDEPEYEEEPVVDYDEKDLEQYEEQYEDGDEGLEYTEDVVEEETEMVDEEELDNGGDDDEGEEYENADEDHDVDVEDEDHHEMVKAHRKRKEFEVFVGGLDKDATESDLRKVFSEVGEITEVRLMMNPVTKKNKGFAFLRFETVEQAKRAVSDLKNPMVRGKQCGVAPSRDNDTLFVGNICKTWTKEHLKDKLKIYEVENFDDLILVEDSNNPGMNRGYALLEFSTRPEAMDAFRRLQKRDVVFGVDRTAKVSFADSYPEVDDEMMAQVRTVFLDGLPPSWEEDRVKKYLKKYGAIEKVELARNMPAAKRKDFGFVTFDTHDNAVACVDGITSSEIGEGDSKAKVRARLSRPVQRPPRMKHGLRGNFRIGHSAPRGGRFPYTRPPPRRPLPRLVRPDTRLPPVRRPPLKRPMDIRDRRPVMSIPDRVRRLPPPERSYDRRPPAPVYPKRSPRREYGRRDEPPPPRSRATFADYSARVPVDRRHTYRDDYLPRESAYSDLAPRSAPRLSDRRAYADDGYVEKIDRPLPTYREARGRDYDTISGSKRSYVEMDDVPPRYHDISVRQPKARLDYDVGGSSARYADAYTERLGRSHVGYSSGRSVAGHDPVYSSSRHGLSYGGSASTGDAGGNYTSNYSADYMPRGSDVGGSSYSSHYSGRNTGSSSGYFGGSGSSSYY, encoded by the exons ATGCCGCCCAAGTCGGTTAAGAGGGGCGGCGccgcggcggcgaggaaggggtCGGCGACCAAGGCCAGGGCGGCCAAGCCCCAGCCGCACGCGGAGGAGGCGCCCGTCGAGGTCGTCAAGGCCGCGGAGGAGGCTCCCAAGGTGGAGGAGCAGAAGCCgcagccgtcgccgccgccgcagcagccggccgctgaggagaaggccaaggcggTTGCCGTTGAGAACGGCGCAAGCCACGCGCAAG ATGACGGAACTGCAAAAGAAACATATGAAGAAGAGGACAAAGGTGAACGACTGGAGTTTGAGGATGAGCCCGAATATGAAGAGGAGCCTGTTGTAGACTACGACGAGAAGGATTTGGAGCAGTATGAGGAGCAATATGAAGACGGTGATGAAGGGTTGGAGTACACTGAAGATGTAGTCGAAGAGGAGACTGAGATGGTGGATGAGGAGGAGCTGGATAATGGCGGGGATGATGATGAGGGCGAGGAATATGAAAATGCAGATGAAGACCATGATGTGGACGTGGAGGACGAAGACCATCATGAAATGGTGAAAGCACATCGCAAGAGGAAGGAGTTTGAAGTTTTTGTTGGTGGGCTAGATAAAGATGCAACAGAAAGTGACCTGAGGAAGGTGTTCAGTGAAGTCGGCGAGATCACTGAAGTTCGTTTGATGATGAACCCTGTTACCAAGAAGAATAAAGGCTTTGCCTTCCTGCGATTTGAGACCGTGGAGCAAGCAAAGCGTGCTGTCTCAGACCTGAAAAATCCGATG GTGCGAGGTAAACAATGCGGTGTTGCTCCTAGTCGTGACAACGACACACTTTTTGTTGGCAATATCTGCAAGACATGGACAAAAGAACAT CTGAAGGATAAGCTGAAGATCTATGAGGTCGAGAATTTTGACGATTTAATATTGGTTGAGGACAGCAATAACCCAGGGATGAATCGTGGGTATGCTTTACTTGAGTTTTCTACTCGCCCTGAAGCTATGGATGCTTTCAGGCGGTTGCAGAAGAGGGATGTAGTCTTTGGAGTTGATCGCACTGCAAAGGTTTCCTTTGCCGATTCCTACCCTGAAGTCGATGATGAAATGATGGCACAG GTCAGAACTGTATTTCTTGATGGTCTCCCCCCGTCATGGGAAGAAGATCGTGTTAAGAAGTACCTTAAAAAGTATGGAGCTATCGAAAAAGTTGAACTCGCTCGAAACATGCCTGCGGCCAAAAGAAAAGATTTTGGATTTGTTACTTTTGATACGCATGATAATGCTGTTGCATGTGTTGATGGGATAACTAGTTCTGAGATTGGTGAAGGTGATAGCAAG GCAAAAGTGAGAGCCAGATTGTCAAGGCCAGTACAGAGACCTCCTAGAATGAAGCATGGATTAAGAGGAAATTTCAGGATTGGGCATAGTGCTCCTCGAGGTGGCCGTTTCCCATACACCCGGCCTCCTCCACGCCGGCCTCTGCCACGTCTTGTACGACCTGATACTCGCTTACCTCCCGTCAGGAGGCCTCCACTGAAGAGGCCAATGGATATTAGAGATAGACGCCCTGTTATGTCAATACCAGATAGAGTTAGGCGTTTGCCTCCTCCAGAGAGATCCTATGATAGAAGGCCCCCAG CTCCTGTTTACCCAAAGAGAAGTCCAAGGAGGGAATATGGAAGACGTGATGAACCTCCTCCGCCAAGGAGCAGAGCTACCTTTGCTGACTACAGTGCAAGAGTTCCAGTGGATAGGCGACACACTTACAGGGACGACTATTTGCCCCGTGAATCAGCCTATTCAGACCTAGCTCCTCGCAGCGCTCCCCGTCTTTCTGACAGGAGAGCATATGCTGATGATGGTTATGTAGAGAAGATTGACCGACCTTTGCCAACCTATAGGGAGGCCCGTGGGCGTGATTATGATACAATATCTGGTTCAAAACGCTCATATGTTGAGATG GATGACGTGCCTCCTCGGTATCACGACATTAGCGTTCGTCAGCCCAAGGCACGCttagattatgatgttggtggtaGCAGTGCTCGGTATGCAGATGCTTATACTGAGAG GCTTGGGCGGTCTCATGTGGGATACAGTAGCGGCAGATCTGTCGCTGGTCATGACCCGGTGTACAGCAGCAGCCGCCATGGCTTGAGTTATGGAG GTTCTGCAAGTACTGGAGATGCTGGTGGAAATTACACTTCAAATTACAGTGCAGACTACATGCCTCGTGGATCTGAT GTTGGCGGGAGTTCATATTCATCACATTACTCGGGTCGTAACACGGGTAGCAGCAGTGGGTACTTTGGTGGCAGTGGTTCCAGTTCATACTACTAA
- the LOC123427399 gene encoding uncharacterized protein LOC123427399: MAPPSPPAHAARRVPPPCWTPEETVALARAYTARRLAVGRAHLSSADWAAVAAAATPSKTARQCRHKVEKLRRRLRSKRRRPCPILDGIDLLDDPSSSPSRSHSPSPPPPASPLPPSPSPSKKRKRPDPDEEGYAGESDVVQAVRAIGEGFVRAELRRMEAARESQRMRMEMALRHLDAQRRLLDGLVGRIVDALE; encoded by the coding sequence ATGGCCCCGCCTTCTCCCCCCGCCCACGCGGCCCGGCGCGTGCCGCCCCCGTGCTGGACCCCCGAGGAGACCGTCGCGCTCGCGCGCGCCTACaccgcgcgccgcctcgccgtcGGCCGCGCCCACCTCAGCTCCGCCGACTGGGCCGCCGTCGCCGCGGCCGCCACCCCGTCCAAGACCGCCCGGCAGTGCCGCCACAAGGTCGAgaagctccgccgccgcctccgctcCAAGCGCCGCCGCCCTTGCCCCATCCTCGACGGCATAGATCTGCTCGACGATCCTTCGTCGTCCCCCTCACGCTCCCACTCCCCgtccccgccgccgcccgcctcccCGCTCCCCCCATCCCCCTCCCCGTCCAAGAAGCGGAAGCGGCCCGATCCCGATGAAGAAGGGTACGCCGGGGAGAGCGACGTGGTGCAGGCGGTCAGGGCGATCGGAGAGGGATTCGTACGCGCCGAGCTGAGGCGGATGGAGGCGGCGAGGGAGTCGCAGCGGATGCGCATGGAGATGGCGCTGCGGCACCTCGACGCGCAGCGCCGGCTCCTGGACGGCCTCGTTGGCCGCATCGTCGACGCGTTGGaatga